Proteins encoded by one window of Salvia splendens isolate huo1 chromosome 5, SspV2, whole genome shotgun sequence:
- the LOC121802456 gene encoding cell wall / vacuolar inhibitor of fructosidase 2-like, whose amino-acid sequence MGYSCFTPLLFLTLFFFSFRPSSADLIHQTCKTTKYYDLCVSTLKSDSSSPKADDVKGLALIMVRAATANATATNAYLSSQMLSAAANDMKAAIKECADKYAFASEALKSSSQDLSSEMYDYAYMHVMAAADYPNGCRNAFKRAPGLLYPPEMALRENGLKRICDVVLGIIDALA is encoded by the coding sequence ATGGGCTACTCTTGTTTCACACCACTACTCTTTTTgaccctcttcttcttctcattcCGGCCGTCGTCGGCCGATCTAATTCACCAGACGTGCAAGACCACCAAGTACTACGATCTCTGCGTGTCGACGCTGAAATCAGACTCCTCGAGCCCCAAGGCCGACGACGTCAAGGGACTGGCGCTAATCATGGTGAGGGCTGCGACGGCCAACGCAACCGCCACCAACGCCTACCTGTCGTCGCAGATGCTGAGCGCAGCCGCGAACGACATGAAAGCGGCGATCAAGGAGTGCGCAGACAAGTATGCATTCGCTAGTGAGGCGCTCAAGAGCTCCTCTCAAGATTTGAGCAGCGAAATGTATGATTACGCGTACATGCACGTGATGGCGGCCGCGGACTACCCGAATGGGTGCCGCAACGCCTTTAAAAGGGCGCCGGGGCTGCTCTATCCGCCCGAGATGGCTCTCCGGGAGAACGGTCTCAAGCGCATCTGCGACGTCGTTTTAGGAATCATTGATGCTCTTGCTTGA
- the LOC121803393 gene encoding chromatin assembly factor 1 subunit FAS2 has product MRGGTVQINWHDSKPVLACDFHPISALLATAGADYDIKIWATVSSSDQKKAPGVTYQSNLSYHSSAVNALRFSPSGDQLASGADGGELILWKLNVTDAGEVWKVHKSLVFHRKDVLDLQWSADGACLITGSVDNSCIIWDANKGSVHQILDAHFHYVQGVAWDPLGKYAASFSSDRTCRIYVNKPSKAKGVERSNYVCQHVISKAELPVPDESKSARSHLFLDETLPSFFRRLAWSPDGSFLLVPAGTHKSAPNSEPVNTAYVFSRKDVSRPALMLPGASKPVVAVRFCPMKFKLLGTTTSSSFKLPYRLIFAVATLNSLYIYDTESIQPIVIVAGVHYAAITDIAWSPSGNFLVLSSQDGYCTLLEFENQELGALIPISEEKQVTGDENTSLVVEEAMVDVSSSSASVDSRKEKEENLLKEKDENGDAKHAPPSTAAAPQAKAAKRRITPMAID; this is encoded by the exons ATGAGGGGTGGAACGGTTCAGATCAACTGGCACGACTCCAAACCCGTACTCGCCTGCGATTTCCATCCGATCTCCGCCCTCCTCGCTACCGCCGGCGCCGACTACGACATTAAG ATTTGGGCAACGGTTTCTAGCTCTGACCAAAAGAAGGCTCCTGGGGTTACTTACCAGAGCAATCTCTCATACCATAGTTCTGCTGTAAATGCACTTCGCTTCTCCCCATCTG GAGACCAGTTGGCTTCTGGTGCTGATG GTGGAGAGCTGATTTTATGGAAATTAAATGTTACTGATGCTGGTGAAGTTTGGAAAGTCCACAAGTCTTTAGT GTTTCATCGTAAGGATGTATTAGACCTGCAATGGTCTGCTGATGGGGCATGTCTCATAACCGGTTCAGTAGATAATTCATGCATCATATGGGATGCTAATAAGG GTTCTGTACACCAAATTTTGGATGCACATTTTCATTATGTTCAGGGTGTAGCATGGGACCCCTTGGGGAAATATGCAGCATCATTCAGTTCAGACAGGACTTGTCGTATTTATGTCAACAAGCCTTCTAAAGCCAAAGGTGTTGAGAGGTCAAATTATGTTTGCCAGCATGTCATCTCAAAGGCAGAGTTGCCAGTGCCTGATGAGTCTAAg TCAGCTAGAAGCCATCTTTTCCTTGATGAGACACTGCCATCTTTCTTTCGAAGATTAGCCTGGTCTCCAGATGGATCATTTTTACTTGTACCCGCTG gtACCCACAAAAGTGCACCAAATTCTGAACCTGTCAATACTGCTTATGTATTTTCAAGAAAAGATGTTTCCAG ACCTGCTCTAATGCTTCCTGGTGCAAGTAAACCTGTTGTTGCAGTTCGGTTTTGCCCCATGAAGTTTAAATTGTTAGGGACGACTACAT CTTCATCATTTAAGCTCCCCTATCGCCTTATATTTGCTGTGGCCACGTTGAACTCCTTGTATATTTATGACACTGAAAGCATTCAACCAATAGTAATTGTAGCTGGAGTTCATTATGCAGCTATAACAGACATTGCATG GTCACCGTCCGGTAATTTTCTAGTGTTATCCTCTCAAGATGGATACTGCACACTGCTTGAATTTGAAAATCAAGAACTTGGGGCACTTATTCCCATATCCG AGGAAAAGCAAGTGACGGGTGATGAAAATACGAGCCTCGTTGTGGAAGAAGCCATGGTTGATGTCAGTAGTAGCAGTGCTTCTGTAGATagtagaaaagaaaaggaagagaATTTACTGAAAGAGAAGGATGAGAACGGTGATGCTAAACATGCTCCTCCAAGTACAGCAGCAGCACCTCAAGCTAAGGCTGCAAAGAGGCGCATTACCCCCATGGCTATCGATTAA
- the LOC121803293 gene encoding transcription factor HEC3-like, with amino-acid sequence MEHKLWDNPYAMAMAMEEHSNDYDLYLPFHHEEEDPEEEEEELGAMKEMMFKIASMQPVDIDPATIRKPRRRNVRISDDPQSVAARHRRERISEKIRILQRLVPGGTKMDTASMLDEAIRYVKFLKRQIRILQGGGGGDAPAPPPPYLFGAAAGHD; translated from the coding sequence ATGGAACACAAGCTCTGGGATAATCCATACGCCATGGCAATGGCAATGGAGGAGCATAGCAACGACTACGATCTCTACCTCCCGTTTCACCACGAGGaggaggatcccgaggaggaggaggaggagctcgGGGCGATGAAGGAGATGATGTTCAAGATCGCCTCAATGCAGCCTGTCGACATCGACCCCGCCACCATCCGCAAGCCGAGGAGGCGGAACGTGCGGATCAGCGACGACCCGCAGAGCGTCGCCGCCCGTCACCGCCGCGAGCGGATCAGCGAGAAGATCCGCATCCTGCAGCGGCTGGTGCCGGGCGGGACCAAGATGGACACGGCCTCCATGCTCGATGAGGCTATTCGGTATGTTAAGTTCTTGAAGAGGCAAATCCGAATTCTCcaaggcggcggcggtggcgacgcTCCGGCCCCGCCGCCGCCCTACTTGTTCGGCGCCGCCGCAGGTCATGACTAA